GTCTGGCAGAGAGGAATCGCATGGAACTTTCTTTTCTAGATAAAGTCGTGGAGGATATTAAGAGACATGGGCCAAGCTCCTCCTATATCAGGGATATCCTGGACCACTCGCACTAGCAATATAGGATTTCTTTTCATAAATGACCGCTCCTGATTAAAGAACTAGTCATTAATGGTCGGCTTCATTGGTATCCTTTCGGTATGCCTTGCGAACACTTGAATTTTGAGCCTCTCACCTTCTCTAGAGAAGCGAAAGTCGAACGGATAGAGCGGATGGTCCAACTAAATAACTTTTTCTTTTTCATTACTTCCATGGTCGTGCCTCGTGGCACGGCAGCACCCGTACTATTTCAATGGTTTGTCAGTAGAGATGTTCCCACAGGTGCCCCTTCTTCCAATGGTACTATAATTCCTATTCCTATCTCTTTATTCCCTCTTTTGGTCTATCTACATTCCAGGAAATTCATACGCTCCATGGACGGAGCAAAAAGTGCAGTCTTGGTCAGAGCAAGCCGCCCTATTCTATTACCAGACATAATTGGGAGAAGCTCATCCGAAACTCGAGCTAGAAAGGCCTCATTTCCTTTCCTTCCCCTTATTCATTTCCTTCTTCTTTCATCCAAGGGAGACTTCTCCTATTTTTCATCTTTCTGCGGTGTGCTCTGTTTACTATTCTTTCGTACTCTCTTCTCTTTACCACGCCATAGTTCAGCGAAGCGTGAGCGGGCGCGGAGAAGGAAAGGCCAAAGACTCAGACCTTTGTTCATTGAGGCGGGGAATGAGCAAGGACTCAATTCCAAGATGAGGTGCTCCGGGCACCCCCATTTAGAAAGAAGGGTCTCAGGTTTTGGGCCTGTAGCTTTCCCCGTCCGCCCTTCGTCGGGTGGTGCTTGTGTGGGGGGTGTGCTACCAGAAATCGGGCTTGAAGCTCTCGCCTTACCAACGAGCCGACAGCTGATGGCTCTTGGTCACGACTACTACCAAAAAGCTCCAATGAAGATTCATATTTCACATGGAGGAGTGTGCATCTTTATCTTGGGTGTTCTTCTGTCGTGCGACCTGGTGGCTTATGTGCGACCTGTGGGCCCACGCCTCCTATTTGTTCAGGGCGGGCGGCGTGAACTCTGATTCGATCCGGGTATTCAATCCCGCCGCTGAGATGCTCAGTTGACTCCTTAACCTTGATAGGAAGATGGCTTATTCAAGAATTCGTGCATAAGGGTAAGGAACTTTGGATGAACTAATGCGAATGGGTGTAAGCCTCGCTGCTCGGAAACACCCAGTGCTGACCACACTGAGAGAGACGAAAGCGCAGGTAAGGCCAGT
This DNA window, taken from Cucumis sativus mitochondrion chromosome 1, complete sequence, encodes the following:
- the ccmFc gene encoding cytochrome c biogenesis FC, which translates into the protein MVQLNNFFFFITSMVVPRGTAAPVLFQWFVSRDVPTGAPSSNGTIIPIPISLFPLLVYLHSRKFIRSMDGAKSAVLVRASRPILLPDIIGRSSSETRARKASFPFLPLIHFLLLSSKGDFSYFSSFCGVLCLLFFRTLFSLPRHSSAKRERARRRKGQRLRPLFIEAGNEQGLNSKMRCSGHPHLERRVSGFGPVAFPVRPSSGGACVGGVLPEIGLEALALPTSRQLMALGHDYYQKAPMKIHISHGGVCIFILGVLLSNTKKIEFTQRLPLGSELHMGKERSCLRGLDHLHGPTSHSICGNLMIYKPSLTKDRLIFSHDKELRADQLPINFPAEYENGKLEHFLHQWMIGFLRFHKNLWFTMFPEKRYFRERTSTTEVAIHTNPFTDLYASIGTGSSRTGGWYTTIMKLPFLFLIRIGFLLASLGGSRSLLRQLQKDKLRWN